One Bacillus amyloliquefaciens DSM 7 = ATCC 23350 DNA window includes the following coding sequences:
- a CDS encoding YqaH family protein: MKLDHFLKSDRVSVLRKLSTAQFLLNELLPAEIEDCNFEECIDLCLSVAEMFKEINRMHQPKSVSQLHEIASRFSLRGIDVSVVKRGLTSEHV, encoded by the coding sequence ATGAAATTAGATCACTTCTTAAAATCAGATAGAGTATCAGTTTTACGAAAGCTTTCAACTGCTCAATTTTTATTAAACGAATTACTTCCGGCTGAAATCGAGGATTGCAATTTTGAGGAATGCATTGATCTTTGTCTATCGGTTGCTGAAATGTTCAAGGAAATCAATCGGATGCACCAACCGAAATCAGTCTCACAATTACATGAAATCGCGTCTCGTTTTTCTTTAAGAGGGATAGATGTTTCGGTCGTGAAAAGGGGGCTAACAAGTGAACATGTCTAA
- a CDS encoding small, acid-soluble spore protein K, giving the protein MVRNKAKGFPNQNNNKFEGEPRAKDDYASKRADGSINSHPQERMRASGRR; this is encoded by the coding sequence ATGGTCCGGAACAAGGCAAAAGGATTTCCAAATCAGAACAACAATAAGTTTGAAGGCGAACCGCGGGCAAAGGATGACTACGCTTCTAAACGGGCCGACGGTTCAATTAATTCGCACCCGCAAGAGCGCATGAGAGCTTCAGGCAGACGATAA
- a CDS encoding trypsin-like serine peptidase → MKTVSKRLLSFTAFFLSVSLFAVSAEAQGSPQTSVSSSGEEFDASPNQPVKTTQTSPAYEGSCLTKRQPAQNNGIADIKSLKPSSIIVADERIRISPTTSFPYRATAQLTVTYSGSTSTYGCTGFFVNPDTIVTAGHCVYDQKNGWASKITAAPGRNGSSYPYGSYSGKTFYSVKGWTENGDTNYDYGAIKVDGSPGNTVGWYGYRTTNSSSPAGLSSTVTGYPCDKVSGSMWSDSKPIRSAETYKLTYTTDTFGCQSGSPVYHDYSDTGQTAIAVHTNGGSTYNLGTRVTNSVFDNIQYWSNQ, encoded by the coding sequence ATGAAGACAGTTTCAAAACGATTGCTGAGCTTTACCGCATTCTTTCTGTCCGTTTCATTATTTGCTGTTTCAGCAGAAGCCCAAGGCAGTCCGCAGACATCTGTTTCAAGCAGCGGTGAGGAGTTTGACGCAAGTCCGAATCAGCCTGTAAAAACAACACAAACATCTCCCGCTTATGAAGGATCGTGCCTCACCAAAAGACAGCCTGCACAAAACAACGGCATAGCCGACATCAAGTCATTAAAGCCTTCCAGTATTATAGTGGCAGACGAACGAATCAGAATTTCTCCGACAACATCATTTCCTTATCGCGCGACAGCACAGCTGACCGTTACATACAGCGGCAGCACAAGCACTTACGGATGCACCGGTTTTTTTGTCAATCCCGACACGATCGTCACAGCCGGACATTGTGTGTATGATCAGAAAAATGGATGGGCATCGAAAATCACGGCAGCTCCCGGCCGCAACGGCTCATCGTATCCGTACGGATCATATTCAGGCAAGACATTCTACAGTGTCAAAGGATGGACAGAAAACGGTGATACCAACTATGATTACGGGGCAATCAAAGTAGACGGATCGCCCGGGAATACTGTCGGCTGGTACGGCTACCGGACGACCAACAGTTCCAGTCCGGCCGGGCTGTCTTCAACTGTGACGGGATATCCGTGCGACAAAGTGTCCGGTTCCATGTGGTCTGACAGCAAGCCGATACGTTCGGCCGAGACATATAAACTCACTTACACGACAGATACGTTCGGCTGCCAGAGCGGATCGCCCGTTTATCACGATTACAGCGATACCGGCCAGACCGCCATTGCCGTTCATACAAACGGCGGGTCGACTTACAATCTGGGAACAAGGGTGACAAATAGTGTTTTCGACAACATTCAATATTGGTCAAATCAATAA
- a CDS encoding glycosyltransferase family 2 protein, whose product MKQRLISIIIPSYNEGNNVKLIHESLKKEFQTIHYDYEIFYINDGSADDTLQQIKELAARNHRVKYISFSRNFGKEAAILAGFEHVQGEAVIVMDADLQHPTHLLKDFIQGYEEGYDQVIAQRNRKGDSPVRSVLSSLYYKFINKAVEVDLSDGVGDFRLLSRQAVDALLKLSEGNRFSKGLFCWIGFDQKIVFYENVERQNGTSKWSFSNLFNYGMDGVVSFNNKPLRVCFFTGILILLLSMVYIVTTFIHILTHGVSVPGYFTIISAVLFLGGIQLLSLGIIGEYIGRIYYETKKRPHYLIKEANITYGEQNETNYTKKRKWNH is encoded by the coding sequence ATGAAACAAAGGTTAATCTCAATTATTATTCCGTCTTACAATGAAGGGAATAACGTCAAGCTCATTCATGAATCTTTAAAAAAAGAGTTTCAGACGATTCATTATGACTATGAGATTTTCTACATCAATGACGGAAGCGCGGATGATACGCTTCAGCAGATTAAAGAACTGGCCGCCAGAAACCATCGCGTCAAATACATATCTTTTTCCCGCAACTTCGGAAAAGAAGCGGCCATCTTGGCAGGATTTGAACACGTGCAGGGCGAAGCGGTAATCGTGATGGACGCCGACCTGCAGCATCCGACGCATCTGCTGAAAGACTTCATTCAAGGCTATGAAGAAGGGTATGACCAAGTCATTGCGCAGCGCAACCGAAAAGGGGACAGCCCCGTGCGTTCCGTGCTTTCTTCCCTGTATTATAAATTTATCAACAAAGCCGTCGAAGTGGATCTGAGTGACGGGGTCGGAGATTTCCGCCTGCTGAGCCGGCAGGCCGTTGATGCCCTTTTGAAGCTGAGTGAAGGGAACCGTTTCTCAAAAGGGCTGTTCTGCTGGATCGGGTTTGACCAGAAAATCGTATTTTATGAAAATGTCGAAAGGCAGAACGGCACGTCCAAATGGTCATTCAGCAATCTGTTCAACTACGGAATGGACGGCGTCGTCTCCTTTAACAACAAGCCGCTGAGGGTTTGCTTTTTCACCGGCATTCTGATATTGCTTCTGTCGATGGTTTATATTGTCACGACATTTATTCATATTCTGACACACGGCGTGTCCGTACCCGGCTACTTCACGATTATTTCCGCCGTGCTGTTTTTAGGAGGCATCCAGCTTTTGAGTCTCGGCATCATCGGGGAGTACATCGGCCGGATTTACTATGAAACAAAAAAACGCCCGCACTATTTAATTAAAGAAGCGAATATTACGTACGGAGAACAAAATGAAACGAATTATACAAAAAAGCGCAAGTGGAACCATTAA
- a CDS encoding helix-turn-helix domain-containing protein — MEMNFGKQVKTWLILNDMQQKELAEMLNISNAYLSDILLGKRQGKKVREKIVKIVNERGASWLADC; from the coding sequence ATGGAAATGAACTTCGGGAAGCAAGTTAAAACTTGGCTAATTCTTAATGACATGCAGCAAAAGGAATTGGCTGAAATGCTCAATATTTCAAATGCTTACTTGTCAGACATATTGTTAGGCAAGCGGCAGGGAAAAAAGGTACGTGAAAAAATAGTGAAAATTGTAAATGAAAGAGGGGCGTCATGGCTTGCCGACTGTTAA
- a CDS encoding Rha family transcriptional regulator, with amino-acid sequence MQLNLVESNGQYLADSRDVAEMVGKNHFHLTRDIEGYIKVIEENPKLDSQTFFIPSTYLTKQNKAAKHYLITKQGCEMVANKMTGEKGILFTAAYVDQFNQMERSLQNDYSQLSPQLQQMIRLEQKQSEHDKRLNQLENNWQIDSFQQNVIQKQIRKRVYEIRDNYDNSEAGTRRLFAGIHRNFRDAFAVPSYRDLRKLDFEDAKSWIKSWRPLF; translated from the coding sequence ATGCAATTAAATTTAGTCGAATCAAACGGACAATATCTTGCTGATAGCCGGGATGTTGCGGAAATGGTGGGGAAAAATCATTTCCATCTTACGAGAGATATTGAGGGCTACATAAAGGTGATTGAGGAAAATCCAAAATTGGATTCTCAAACATTTTTCATCCCTAGCACATATCTGACAAAACAGAATAAGGCAGCCAAGCATTATTTAATTACAAAACAAGGGTGTGAAATGGTCGCCAACAAAATGACAGGGGAAAAAGGCATACTGTTTACCGCTGCTTACGTGGATCAATTCAATCAGATGGAGCGGAGCTTGCAAAACGATTACTCACAGTTAAGCCCGCAACTTCAACAGATGATACGTCTCGAACAAAAGCAAAGTGAACACGATAAGCGATTGAACCAACTTGAAAACAATTGGCAAATTGATTCCTTTCAGCAAAATGTGATTCAGAAGCAGATACGTAAACGTGTTTATGAAATCCGGGACAATTATGACAATAGCGAGGCAGGCACACGTCGTTTGTTTGCAGGCATACACCGTAATTTTAGAGACGCGTTCGCCGTCCCGTCGTACAGGGATTTACGCAAACTTGATTTTGAGGACGCTAAATCATGGATTAAATCATGGCGGCCGCTATTTTAG
- a CDS encoding DUF2606 family protein → MFSTTFNIGQINKVFIFFLAAAVLCGCGKADDSAAGKKTLPVTLHFEDADGSPADGVTVTVMKAAESDHQPNIDRGETIGKTDHHGNIAWKSGTEGTYAVVFEKDGIPETRNISLVESDKHTVISFTLKH, encoded by the coding sequence GTGTTTTCGACAACATTCAATATTGGTCAAATCAATAAAGTTTTTATTTTCTTTCTCGCCGCGGCTGTTTTATGCGGATGCGGCAAAGCGGATGATTCCGCCGCCGGCAAAAAAACACTGCCCGTCACTCTCCATTTTGAGGATGCTGACGGCTCACCTGCTGACGGTGTGACGGTAACAGTGATGAAAGCGGCGGAGTCAGATCATCAGCCGAATATAGACCGCGGAGAGACAATAGGCAAGACCGATCACCACGGCAATATTGCCTGGAAAAGCGGGACGGAAGGAACCTATGCCGTCGTTTTTGAAAAAGACGGCATACCGGAAACCCGGAATATTTCCTTAGTTGAGAGCGATAAACATACGGTGATCAGCTTTACATTGAAACATTAA
- a CDS encoding SH3 domain-containing protein: MNMKKGLTAFIPAAGLCLFLAAGTVFFDPAANAAPAQQTKLDTAADTYIVKAGELNVRKEPNKQGVIVGTLRSEDAVKVKQLEGADWAEIDYKGQKAYISTHFLMKQPMKAVTAKQTVFYTPTLETGKKSSVKAGETVNVLGWGFSHDGGFDRKWAYVTYDGKAGYVKTADLAQK; encoded by the coding sequence ATGAACATGAAAAAAGGGTTAACCGCATTTATTCCGGCCGCAGGACTTTGCTTATTTTTAGCCGCAGGCACCGTTTTTTTTGATCCGGCAGCGAATGCCGCACCAGCTCAACAGACAAAACTGGACACCGCAGCAGATACATATATCGTGAAAGCAGGAGAACTTAACGTCCGTAAAGAACCAAATAAACAAGGGGTGATTGTCGGTACGCTCCGTTCAGAAGATGCCGTAAAGGTTAAACAGCTTGAAGGGGCAGATTGGGCCGAGATTGACTACAAAGGTCAGAAAGCCTATATCTCCACCCATTTTCTGATGAAGCAGCCGATGAAGGCAGTGACCGCGAAACAAACCGTTTTTTATACGCCGACTTTGGAAACCGGCAAAAAAAGCTCCGTTAAAGCGGGGGAAACCGTCAATGTGCTCGGCTGGGGATTCAGCCATGACGGAGGATTTGACCGTAAATGGGCGTACGTCACATACGACGGGAAAGCAGGTTATGTGAAGACGGCCGACTTAGCTCAAAAATAA
- a CDS encoding metal-dependent hydrolase — MDTGTHVVMGIALGGIATLDPAVGMHTPMSQAVMIAALAGSQAPDIDTILKLKNNAVYIRNHRGFTHSIPAVLFWSILIPGILFIFYPEANLLHLWLWTLLAVVLHVFVDIFNAYGTQAIRPFSRKWVALGIINTFDPFIFISHLAAIAVWYIGGHPGVTFLTLYIILAGYYAVRIIMQLRIKLRLREMIEEEIETIIISPTMKFRQWRIAVTTAHAFYVGRSLDGHVVILDTFNRVPVPETDVMKAAKQDENIAAFLSFSPVYRWEVDTFKDHYEVRFIDLRYRSKGHYPFVAIVHLSHDLEVLSSYTGWIFSEEKLQKKLKLGSV, encoded by the coding sequence ATGGATACTGGCACTCACGTTGTCATGGGCATCGCGCTTGGCGGAATCGCAACTCTTGATCCTGCCGTCGGCATGCATACCCCCATGTCTCAGGCAGTTATGATCGCCGCTCTTGCCGGCTCTCAGGCACCTGATATTGATACCATATTGAAGCTGAAAAATAATGCTGTTTATATTCGAAATCATAGAGGGTTCACACACTCCATTCCCGCCGTTTTATTTTGGTCCATTCTGATTCCGGGCATTTTGTTTATATTTTACCCGGAAGCGAACTTGCTGCACCTGTGGCTGTGGACGCTTCTGGCTGTCGTTTTGCATGTATTTGTGGACATTTTTAACGCGTACGGAACGCAGGCCATCCGCCCGTTTTCGCGAAAATGGGTCGCTCTCGGTATAATCAATACCTTTGACCCGTTTATTTTCATCAGTCATTTGGCCGCGATTGCCGTGTGGTATATCGGAGGTCATCCGGGCGTGACATTTTTGACGCTGTATATCATCCTTGCGGGTTATTACGCCGTCCGGATTATCATGCAGCTGCGGATAAAGCTGCGGCTGCGCGAGATGATTGAAGAGGAGATTGAAACCATCATCATTTCGCCGACGATGAAATTCAGGCAGTGGCGTATCGCCGTAACGACGGCCCATGCCTTTTATGTCGGCAGAAGCCTTGACGGTCATGTTGTGATATTGGATACATTCAACCGTGTGCCCGTTCCGGAAACCGATGTGATGAAGGCGGCGAAACAAGATGAAAATATTGCAGCTTTTCTTTCGTTTTCCCCCGTTTACAGGTGGGAGGTCGATACCTTTAAAGATCATTATGAGGTGCGCTTTATTGATTTGCGCTACCGGAGCAAAGGCCACTATCCTTTTGTCGCCATCGTCCACCTCAGTCATGATTTAGAGGTTCTTTCTTCTTACACGGGCTGGATTTTCAGCGAGGAAAAACTGCAGAAAAAATTAAAGCTCGGCTCTGTTTAA
- a CDS encoding YfhO family protein — translation MKKNKWILPAACVLAAAAAHVFFLKEWSAGRYMTGSGDGIAQMAVFKKLLFDQYMNGRLFYSYSFGLGGGVYSQLGYYFSTSFLFLFISAAVRILQLIQLSGEADALFWAQASVFISIAKQSFIIFTAACVFRYFVKRPVPAFVGAVLYGSSIIYFRHEVYWDFFTDSMVWLPLLVFGAEKIIREKKPAWFIFACALTLINNFYFAYINLIFIGIYILFRWIIRLEDNEAKRLTQCRMFILSGLLGFGISAVSFIPVVYGYLHNLRPPYSQHIDWLDFSDNILFSSRIIILPAAFLLFLFTFSLYKNRLFRLFAGISLLYILFHFSPFAASAFNGFSAPQNRFEYVLCFTVAGTVAVGLSKLSDISRKSMLMSAILAVLLYWSQVRRFSLDISDHAYLPILLLLGLTIAAFFAAKARLKGAVPAVYGVILLTAVLTANTYEKYALSEGGKIYTVSHTFMTGPDYKGKEQAELIQRLKEKDPDPFARLDWMNGVFNNTPIIYGFNGFSVYSSILNRNLLSFYWNDLQIDMGRESVSRYATLGNRANLYSLLYGKYYMTEKTNEAGVPYGFKKIMESSRYAVYQNQYVLPFVRTADRVYNEDDLKKAPALARERAMLDGIVTESNTTKTKKPPEAENIIRQAEIAPEHADYRDGILTVNEDGGGLIITPHGAAADGGDYYVSFYLMNKAKDQGFTLKVNDYTTTRKSNQSIYKTGVNDLTVRVPKTKNIQIRLPKGSYQLDRLALYEERYATLKSAYRKAEKEPPADLSWRGNTLHISYENKTRAPYIMLPIPYEKGWELKINGRQEQIEKADYSFIGFKAQKGKNDIQLTYYPPYFKPAAAISVISLVFAVIYVRRQKKPGS, via the coding sequence ATGAAAAAAAATAAATGGATCTTGCCGGCTGCCTGTGTGCTGGCTGCGGCAGCCGCTCATGTCTTTTTCTTAAAAGAGTGGTCGGCAGGCCGCTATATGACGGGGTCTGGAGACGGGATCGCCCAAATGGCGGTCTTCAAAAAGCTGCTGTTTGACCAATATATGAACGGCAGGCTGTTTTACAGCTATTCGTTCGGACTGGGCGGGGGAGTGTACAGTCAGCTCGGCTATTATTTCTCTACTTCTTTTCTTTTTCTGTTTATTTCCGCCGCTGTCCGCATTCTGCAGCTTATTCAGCTGTCGGGCGAGGCAGATGCACTGTTTTGGGCTCAGGCCTCCGTTTTTATCAGCATCGCCAAGCAGAGTTTCATCATATTCACGGCGGCCTGTGTGTTCCGCTATTTCGTCAAACGGCCGGTGCCTGCTTTTGTTGGAGCCGTTTTGTATGGGAGTTCGATTATTTACTTCCGGCATGAGGTGTATTGGGACTTTTTCACTGACAGTATGGTGTGGCTGCCGCTGCTCGTGTTCGGCGCGGAAAAGATCATTAGGGAAAAAAAGCCGGCGTGGTTTATCTTCGCCTGTGCGCTGACATTGATCAACAACTTTTATTTTGCGTATATTAATCTGATTTTCATCGGCATTTACATCTTATTCCGGTGGATCATCCGTCTTGAAGACAATGAGGCGAAAAGGCTCACTCAATGCCGGATGTTTATTCTGTCAGGCCTGCTCGGCTTCGGTATAAGCGCGGTCTCCTTTATCCCTGTCGTTTACGGATATCTTCATAATCTGCGGCCGCCGTATTCACAGCATATTGATTGGCTTGATTTTTCCGACAACATTTTATTTTCAAGCCGGATTATCATCCTGCCGGCGGCTTTTTTGCTTTTTCTATTTACATTTTCTTTATACAAAAACCGGTTGTTCCGGCTGTTTGCGGGAATCAGTCTGCTGTATATTCTGTTTCACTTCAGTCCGTTTGCGGCAAGCGCCTTTAACGGTTTTTCAGCTCCGCAAAACAGGTTTGAATACGTCCTGTGCTTCACGGTTGCAGGAACGGTTGCAGTAGGGCTTTCTAAGCTTTCGGATATCAGCAGGAAGAGTATGCTGATGTCCGCCATACTCGCCGTTCTGCTCTATTGGAGCCAGGTGAGGCGGTTCAGCCTGGATATTTCTGATCACGCCTACCTGCCCATCCTGCTTCTTCTGGGGCTGACCATTGCCGCTTTTTTTGCAGCAAAGGCAAGACTGAAAGGCGCGGTGCCCGCCGTTTATGGCGTCATTCTGCTGACTGCGGTGCTGACGGCCAATACATATGAAAAATATGCTTTATCAGAAGGCGGGAAGATTTATACGGTATCACATACATTTATGACGGGTCCTGACTATAAAGGCAAAGAACAAGCAGAGCTCATTCAGCGTCTGAAAGAAAAAGACCCGGACCCCTTTGCCCGTTTAGATTGGATGAACGGCGTATTCAATAATACCCCGATCATATACGGGTTCAACGGATTCAGCGTTTACTCAAGCATCCTGAACCGCAATCTGCTGTCCTTCTACTGGAATGACCTCCAGATTGACATGGGCAGAGAAAGCGTAAGCCGCTATGCGACATTAGGAAACAGGGCTAATTTATACAGCCTGCTTTACGGAAAATATTATATGACGGAAAAAACAAACGAGGCCGGCGTGCCGTACGGGTTCAAAAAGATCATGGAATCATCCCGCTATGCGGTTTATCAAAATCAATATGTACTTCCGTTCGTACGGACAGCCGATCGAGTATATAACGAGGACGACCTGAAAAAAGCGCCCGCCCTAGCCAGGGAACGGGCAATGCTTGACGGGATCGTCACGGAATCGAACACAACAAAAACGAAAAAACCGCCAGAAGCGGAAAATATCATCCGTCAGGCAGAGATAGCCCCCGAACATGCGGATTATCGTGACGGCATCCTGACGGTAAACGAAGACGGAGGCGGCCTGATCATTACGCCGCACGGCGCCGCGGCTGACGGCGGAGATTATTACGTCAGCTTTTATTTAATGAACAAAGCGAAGGACCAGGGCTTTACATTAAAAGTGAACGATTACACGACAACGAGAAAATCGAATCAATCCATTTACAAAACAGGTGTCAACGATCTCACCGTCAGAGTGCCGAAAACAAAAAACATCCAAATCCGGCTGCCGAAAGGATCGTATCAGCTCGACAGACTGGCGCTTTACGAAGAACGGTACGCGACGCTGAAAAGCGCATACCGAAAAGCGGAAAAAGAACCGCCAGCCGACCTCAGCTGGCGCGGAAATACGCTTCATATTTCGTATGAAAACAAAACCCGCGCGCCGTATATCATGCTTCCGATTCCATATGAAAAAGGCTGGGAGCTGAAAATAAACGGCAGACAAGAACAGATTGAAAAAGCGGATTATTCCTTTATCGGATTTAAAGCGCAAAAAGGAAAAAATGATATTCAATTAACGTATTATCCGCCGTATTTTAAACCGGCGGCCGCTATATCGGTGATCAGTCTCGTGTTTGCCGTCATATATGTGAGAAGACAAAAAAAGCCCGGCTCTTAA
- a CDS encoding helix-turn-helix domain-containing protein has protein sequence MVELTAFDRVKKLADDRKISLTDLAKRIDMGVNSLYKWKTQKPAVDKLQKVADYFNVSVDYLLGRTDFPVETIAAHHDGEDWTEEELEEIERFKEFVRLKREKK, from the coding sequence ATGGTTGAATTGACTGCATTCGATAGGGTTAAAAAACTTGCTGATGACCGTAAGATATCACTAACCGATTTAGCTAAGCGGATAGATATGGGGGTTAATTCATTATACAAATGGAAAACCCAAAAGCCTGCAGTAGATAAACTTCAAAAAGTGGCTGACTACTTTAATGTATCCGTTGATTATTTACTCGGCAGAACTGATTTTCCTGTTGAAACAATAGCAGCTCACCATGACGGTGAAGACTGGACGGAAGAAGAACTAGAAGAAATAGAACGATTCAAGGAATTCGTACGCTTAAAGAGAGAGAAAAAATAA
- a CDS encoding site-specific integrase, producing MKMYKADKDDDLYYYFNAKKEKRWLYRHRYYDAFGKRREKSKQGFKKENEAYRALLEVKTSVLNGDIKEVENENLTISEWLDIWYETNKNQWEISTCENRKLIIETIIKPLLGKIKLTKLDKVTYKRLFINELLKEYSPGSVAQYHATFKISINAAVDSEILRRNRFNKIIIPQPKKESENFYTASELREFLEAFKRYENITNYTMVELLAFTGMRRGEAMGLKWSDVDFEGLTISINRTRDANGIRSPKTKNSYRTIKVIGELITQLKVYRKWCKELMISFGKHLSEDDFIFINKSTTKPISHTVIRYAIDRVTKKENLKRITVHGLRHTHATILISKRIPVKVISDRLGNTPEMVLNTYGHSFKELEEESVEAFADALAL from the coding sequence ATGAAAATGTATAAAGCAGATAAAGACGATGATTTATATTATTACTTCAACGCAAAGAAAGAAAAGCGTTGGTTATATCGGCATCGCTATTATGATGCTTTTGGAAAACGGCGTGAGAAGTCTAAACAGGGATTCAAAAAAGAGAATGAAGCATATAGAGCCTTATTGGAAGTCAAAACGTCAGTTTTAAACGGTGACATAAAAGAAGTTGAAAATGAAAATTTAACTATCAGTGAATGGCTTGATATATGGTATGAAACAAATAAAAATCAATGGGAAATCTCCACATGCGAGAACAGAAAGTTAATTATTGAAACTATCATAAAACCTTTACTTGGGAAAATTAAGTTGACTAAATTAGATAAAGTCACTTACAAAAGATTATTTATAAATGAGCTGCTTAAAGAATACAGTCCCGGTAGCGTCGCGCAATACCACGCAACCTTTAAAATTTCTATTAATGCGGCTGTAGATTCTGAAATACTGCGACGAAACAGATTTAATAAAATAATTATACCGCAGCCCAAAAAGGAATCAGAAAATTTTTACACTGCCTCAGAATTGAGGGAATTTCTTGAAGCCTTTAAGCGATATGAAAATATCACCAATTATACAATGGTTGAGTTGTTAGCATTCACCGGAATGAGAAGAGGCGAGGCCATGGGTTTAAAATGGTCTGATGTTGACTTTGAAGGCTTAACCATTTCGATCAACAGAACAAGAGATGCTAACGGCATACGCTCCCCAAAAACAAAAAATAGCTACCGCACTATAAAAGTAATTGGGGAACTGATTACACAGCTTAAAGTATACCGTAAATGGTGCAAAGAATTAATGATTTCTTTTGGGAAACACTTATCAGAAGATGATTTTATTTTCATAAACAAATCAACAACAAAACCAATTTCCCATACAGTAATAAGGTATGCAATTGATCGTGTTACTAAAAAAGAGAATTTAAAAAGAATAACAGTGCATGGCCTCCGACATACTCATGCAACCATTCTGATTAGTAAGAGAATCCCCGTGAAAGTTATATCTGATCGTCTTGGTAATACCCCTGAAATGGTTTTAAACACATATGGGCATTCATTCAAAGAACTTGAAGAGGAATCCGTTGAGGCCTTCGCGGACGCTTTAGCCCTTTGA
- a CDS encoding ImmA/IrrE family metallo-endopeptidase, with protein MVYDHLLLEASRNRIEVIERIMPPRLKGLYNSGIVWINRQQSRIEKGCTLAEELGHHFTSYGDILDQNKMENRKQEKRARNWAYKKLVPLTKIIDAQKAGIKSRYELAEFLNVTEVFLEEALKRYEEEYGLFKKVNGLTICFQPLGVIEMSEEF; from the coding sequence TTGGTTTATGATCATCTATTGTTAGAGGCTTCCCGTAACAGAATTGAAGTTATTGAAAGAATTATGCCACCTAGATTAAAGGGCCTTTATAATAGCGGCATTGTCTGGATTAATCGGCAACAATCAAGAATAGAAAAGGGTTGTACCCTTGCCGAAGAATTAGGACATCATTTCACCTCTTATGGAGATATACTAGATCAGAACAAGATGGAAAACCGAAAACAAGAAAAACGGGCCAGAAATTGGGCATATAAAAAATTAGTCCCGTTAACTAAAATTATTGATGCCCAAAAAGCGGGAATAAAAAGCCGTTATGAATTGGCCGAGTTTTTAAATGTAACTGAGGTTTTTTTAGAAGAGGCCTTAAAAAGATATGAAGAAGAATACGGACTTTTTAAAAAGGTGAACGGATTGACAATCTGTTTTCAACCTCTTGGCGTTATAGAAATGTCTGAGGAATTTTAG
- a CDS encoding YfhJ family protein, whose product MNTYIDKLTNLLLEKNDMISYLQARTWVELLWGDFEATYAKAGRPYQGEQMTERVVKEWIESYGSKLHMFQSMREDVSHYLDQSRGLLH is encoded by the coding sequence ATGAATACATATATCGACAAACTGACGAATTTGCTGCTTGAGAAAAATGACATGATCAGCTATTTGCAAGCGCGAACTTGGGTTGAGCTCTTATGGGGAGATTTCGAAGCGACTTACGCAAAAGCCGGCCGCCCGTATCAAGGAGAGCAAATGACAGAACGCGTTGTCAAGGAATGGATTGAATCATACGGCAGCAAGCTCCATATGTTCCAAAGCATGCGGGAAGACGTTTCTCATTATTTGGATCAAAGCAGGGGTCTCCTGCATTAA